TAGTATTTATTCTATGCTTACCCACGGCATCATACATTGTAAATCCAACTGATGAGGGGTATTGCCCCGAAACATGTTTTGGAATAAATTTCTGTATGAATGAAAATTCTGTTTTTCTCATTTCGTGGGTTTTCTCTATCTTTCTTTTCTATTGTTTCATTTCATTGGAGCTGCAAGTGaaagtttaaattttttaactcCTAAACTTTTATTTTTCTCACGATGGCCTCTAATGAAGATGATGAGATTGTTCGATGCTCGCTCTCTGATCGTTCAGATCATTCTTCTCCAGTTACGGGTCTGGTTCAACCTTCTCTTTCCGTCCGCGGTACAGATTCTTCTCCTGTTCGCAGCTCTGGTCAGAACGCAGATCCTCCTGGAGAATCTTTTTGTTTCGGTGAAGCTACTTTCTCTCGTAAGCGTCATCGAGTCGAACCTCAGGGTAACGAGCTTTCCACTCAAATTTCCACCCCTTCTTTTGCTCGAGCTTCTCCTGCTCCTTCTTTTGATTCTTCTCAGAAAAATCTTGATCGTCTTGCTTATTCTTTACGGAAGGAATTTAGTGAGTCTTTTTCTCGTCAGCATCGATCTCTGAAGGATCTAAGTGATTCACTTGGTCGACAACAACGTTCTCTTGATGATTTCGTTAAAAAAACTGACATTTCTTTCAGTTCTTTTTCTGCGGCTGTTTCTAATTTTCAACAGTTCATGGAGAACTCTTCCAAGCACTCCGCCTCTCTCGAAGCCAAGCTGGAGGCTCTCCTGTCCCGTTCAGATGCGGCTGCTTCCTCAGCTCCTTCAGCTCCTGCGGCTCCTTCGACAGCTCCTTCGGCTCCTTCGTCTGCTCAAGATGTTCCTTCCTCTTCTAATCTTCATTCTGATGTTCCTTCGGATATTCCTTCCGAAGAACCTTCTTCTAAATTTCCTGATCAAATTCAGGTTCTTGTAAATAAGGCTTTCTCTGGCTATAAACGCCTGTGTATTGATGCCGAGCGTTCTAAAGACCATCTTGAACGTCTTAAGAACTTCTCAGCCTCTGGGACTCTCCCTAAAAGTCTGCAAGTTAAACCGCCTCGCATTTCTGTCAATGACTCAGAAGCTAACTCCTTCCTTGAGTCTAAACTAAATGCTCTGCAATCTGATGCTAACAAAGCTTTTCTCTTAGCATACATTGAAGCTGTTTCTAAAGCTTCTGCCAACTTTGATGCCAAAATCAAAAGTTGCATTGATGATTTTGATTCAGTTTTGAAAGGGACCTGTACTGCTCTGCAACATCTTCCTTTCATGGGAGTTTTTTCTGTTTCTGCAGAGGAATGGTACAAAGAGGGTTTAAATGACTTTCATAATAAATGTAATCTTTTTCTGATTGACCGTTCTCTGAAAAAAGCTGCAAAGGCTCAGGCCAATGCTTCCAGAGAATCTTCCAGAGATGCTTCAATGGCTGAAGCCGATGAACTTCCTCCAGATCCGACCATCGCCCAGCTGGTCAATGATAAAATCAACCAGAAACTGAGTTCTCTGTCAAACAAAATTGACTCTCTTCTTAACAATGGCAAGCctcaaaagaagaaatcaaagaaatCTTCTGGTTCTGCTCAGAAAGGTTCTGCACAGAAAGGTCCTGCTCAGAAAGGTTCTGCACAGAAAAGTCCTGCACAGAAAAATCCTGCTCAGAAAGGTCCTGCTCAGAAAGGTCCTGCTCGTAAGAATTCTGCTCAAAAGAATTCTTCTGCCTCCACCGATGATGTCCTTCCAAAAAACGGGGTTCCGGCAGTCGGGAAGAACTCCACCTCGACTGCCTCTGGTCCGTTGCCCTCAAAAGCAAGATCATACCCCCACAGAAGACAAAAGATGAATGTGCAATTTGCAGAACATCCAGAATCATCCTCGAGAGGCAAAAACTTTTCAGATTTTCCCCAGAACACTTCCATTCTGGGTCGTCCTCCTCCCTTCCGTCAGAACAATTTTCGCAGGACAAACATTCTTCGGGGACAAGATCGGGGCCTAGGCTTAGGTCAAGACACCGCCTAAACTTCTGGGGGCCTGCTGTCGACCAGGCCTACATGGCTTTATTTTTCTTCTACAGAAAGACTGCTGCGGATGTGGACAACCGTATCTCGAATACTGCCATCCACAACTTCTCTTCTCGGCGCCTCTCTTACGAAGAACGAAAGCTACTGGGTCTCGGCATCAAGTTCATTCCAAGGCCTCCACCTATGTCTCCTTCTCTTATTGCTGAAGAATTCAGAGCTTTTGCCCGTTTGTTTCGTCTTCGCGCCTTTTTTGGTCCGGACTCAGATGCTCCTGCTCCTGCTTCTCCTTTCACCAGAGCCTCGTTCCCACCAAAGTTCAAAAAGCGCAACCCCTTCTGGAATCCACCTGATCGGTGCTATCCTCTGGAAGATATTTTGCAACAAGGCGAAGCAATCCTGCAAAAACAATTGGCTTCCGTTTCTTTCTCTGCTCGGCCCATGTTGCCTTCCAGACTGCTCAAGAGTCTAAAAACTCTGAAACGGGATAAGTCGATTATCATCAAACCCGCTGATAAGAATCTCGGACTTGTCATCCTGGATTCTTCTTGGTACCGCTCAGAAGGCCTTAGACAACTTTCTGATTCTCTGGTCTATGAGCGTGTTGACTCTGTTCCTTGGCATATTATCTGGAAACGGCTCTCTGTAATCATTAAGGACTTCAAGTTCCTTCTTGATCCTGTATCTGCCTTTCTCACTAAATTTCCACCTCCCTCTGCGCGGCCCTGTGCTTTCTATCTTCTCCCGAAGATACACAAACCCGTCTTGGTTGGTCGGCCCATCTGCAGTTACTCAGGTTATATCTTAGAGCCTGCTTCTCAGCTTTTACACCATCTTTTGTTTCCCATCCTGCTTGAACAGAAGTCCCACCTTTCTGACTCTCGTACTCTCTTGCGAGATCTCGGTTCTCTCCATCTCCCTACAAGCTGTATCCTTTTCACCTTTGATGTGGAATCTCTGTACCCCAGCATCCCTACTCCTGCGGGTCTTGCAGCTCTGGAAGAGATGGTTTCAGATTACTTCAGAGAGAATTCTTTTGATTCTCGGCTTGTTGATCTGATTGTCAGATTGGCTTCTTTGGTGCTCACTTTTCACTACTTGGATTTTGATGGCATTACTTACAAGCAAGTCAGAGGAACTGCTATGGGAAGCAACTTCGCAGTTGTCTATGCCTGCCTCTTCCTCTGCCATCTAGAAAACCGTCTGTTTGCCAGTTTTGA
This region of Cryptomeria japonica unplaced genomic scaffold, Sugi_1.0 HiC_scaffold_920, whole genome shotgun sequence genomic DNA includes:
- the LOC131036739 gene encoding uncharacterized protein LOC131036739, with the translated sequence MALFFFYRKTAADVDNRISNTAIHNFSSRRLSYEERKLLGLGIKFIPRPPPMSPSLIAEEFRAFARLFRLRAFFGPDSDAPAPASPFTRASFPPKFKKRNPFWNPPDRCYPLEDILQQGEAILQKQLASVSFSARPMLPSRLLKSLKTLKRDKSIIIKPADKNLGLVILDSSWYRSEGLRQLSDSLVYERVDSVPWHIIWKRLSVIIKDFKFLLDPVSAFLTKFPPPSARPCAFYLLPKIHKPVLVGRPICSYSGYILEPASQLLHHLLFPILLEQKSHLSDSRTLLRDLGSLHLPTSCILFTFDVESLYPSIPTPAGLAALEEMVSDYFRENSFDSRLVDLIVRLASLVLTFHYLDFDGITYKQVRGTAMGSNFAVVYACLFLCHLENRLFASFDCSELLFFKRYIDDAVGVWTGSEETLSLFFQHYQMFYPEIKITTCVSSSSVNILDITFFKGERFSASGILDTCCFQKPLNAYQYIPFGSWHPQHQKKSFIISELRRYLLRESSPSGFIQLKKMFYLRLRARGYPKNFLLQCFNKVSRTDKSVLLNKLQLQPFKRRGAPLILKLDYCSATKALNLGATLNPTLHRLCQEVPELQHISPPRVCWRNPRKLGSFLLRSRFLSRG